A DNA window from Thermodesulfobacteriota bacterium contains the following coding sequences:
- a CDS encoding DnaB-like helicase N-terminal domain-containing protein, translating to MESGSKTEPALRLPPQNLEAEQCVLGAALLQNDSLLRVIEILQDEDFYRTAQSGRRGRGPRSPGESPTLRRAPRRWPGRPS from the coding sequence ATGGAATCCGGCAGCAAGACGGAGCCTGCCCTGCGCCTGCCCCCCCAGAACCTGGAGGCGGAACAGTGCGTCCTGGGCGCCGCCCTTCTCCAGAACGACTCTCTGCTGCGGGTCATCGAGATCCTCCAGGACGAGGATTTCTACCGCACCGCCCAGAGCGGACGTCGCGGACGCGGTCCTCGATCACCAGGCGAAAGCCCCACCCTTCGTAGGGCCCCAAGGCGGTGGCCAGGTCGTCCCAGCTGA